The DNA window CGAACTGGGCCCTGTCCTCCGCCCGCGCCATCGCGGTGGTGCAGGCGCTCGTCGCCCGCGGCGTCCAGCCCCAGCATCTCGTCGCCGCCGGCTTCGGCGAGTTCCAGCCCCTCGACAGCGGAACGACGGAGGAGGCCTATGCCCGCAACCGCCGTATCGAGCTGAAGCTCACGGAGCGGTGAGCCGCGCAAACCGGTCCGTCGCGGCCACGATGGTCTCGGTCATACCCGGATCGCGCGCGTCGTGCCCGGCCGCGGCCACGACAATGAGTTCGCTGCCGGGCCAGTGCCGTTGAAGGCTCCAGGGCGTCACGAGCGGACCCCCGATATCGAGCCGGCCGTGGATCAGGATGCCGGGAATGTCGGCAAGGCGGCCGGCGTCGCGCAGCAGAGCCCCCTCCTCGAGGCAGGCGCGATGGCGCCAGTAATGGGTGACGAGGCGCGCGAACCCCAAGCGGAATGCCTGATCCTCATACCGGGGATGGGGCTTGTGGCCCGGATGCACCGCCACGAGGGCCATTTCCCAGTCGCACCAGTTCCGTGCGGCCTTCTCGTGGACGACAGGATCCGGATCCATGAGAAGGCGGTGATAGGCCTCAGGGAAGCTTCCCTCCCGATCCGTCTCCGGGACGCCTGCCCTGAACCGGCTCCACGCCTCGGGAAAAAAGGCCCCGACGCCCCGGGTAATCCAGTCGATCTCGGCCATCGTGGTGGTGGCGATGCTGAACAGCACCATGGCCGAAACACGCTTCGAATGTCGCTCGGCATAGGCGAGCGCCAGGGTCGAGCCCCAAGAGCCGCCCAGCAGCAGCCAGCGCTCGACCCCGAGATGCTGCCGCAGCCGTTCGATATCGGCGATCAGATGGGCGGTCGTGTTGGTGGACAGGTCGATGCCGGGTTCGCTCGCATGGGGTGTGCTCCGCCCGCTGCCGCGCTGATCGAACAGCACGATTCGGTAGACGCTCGGATCGAAGCTGCGCCGCGCATTCGCGGTGCAGCCTGAGCCGGGACCTCCGTGGAGAACGAGGGCCGGCTGTCCGGCCGGATTTCCGCAGACTTCCCAGTAGACGCAATGCCCGTCCCCGACGTCGAGCATGCCGGCGTCGAAGGGTTCGATAGGTGGGTAAAGATCGGGCATGAGCCGTGTTCTAGCATGCCCGGACGGGCACACCAGAACGGCAGACCTTCGCGCTTACCTCTTCCCAAGAGCCAGCGCGACGTCATGGACCTGATCGCCGACGCGTCGGATGGTGTCGACGACCTGCTGGCGCGGGACGTTCCAGCGGTCGGACCAGTACTGGAGATCCCACGGCTCGAGGACGTTGATGCGGGGGGAATCCTGAGGGTGCCTCCTGCTGACCACCATGCCGTCCTCCCGGCCGGACGAATCGCCTGTGCAGGTCCTGTCTCCCATGAAAGCATGGCAAACATGGGTCGGGCGGAGACTTTATTCGGCCGCCTCGTGATGCTCCTCGGCGCTCGTGAACTGGAGCCTGGCCAAACGGGCATAGAGACCGCCCTGGGCAAGGAGCGTCTCATGGGTGCCCTCCTCGACGATCACGCCCTTGTCCATGACCAGGATGCGGTCGGCGGAGCGCACGGTAGCCAGGCGATGGGCGATGACCAGAGTGGTGCGGCCTTCCATCAGCCGGTCGAGGGCGGTCTGGACCTTGCGCTCGCTCTCCGCGTCGAGCGCCGAGGTCGCCTCGTCGAGGAGCAGGATCGGGGCGTCCTTGAGAATCGCCCGGGCGATGGCGAGACGCTGGCGCTGGCCGCCCGACAGGGTCACGCCGCGCTCGCCGATCATGGACCGGTAGCCCTCCGGCAGGGCCTGGATGAAGCCGTCCGCGGAGGCGAGTTCGG is part of the Microvirga terrae genome and encodes:
- the pip gene encoding prolyl aminopeptidase, giving the protein MPDLYPPIEPFDAGMLDVGDGHCVYWEVCGNPAGQPALVLHGGPGSGCTANARRSFDPSVYRIVLFDQRGSGRSTPHASEPGIDLSTNTTAHLIADIERLRQHLGVERWLLLGGSWGSTLALAYAERHSKRVSAMVLFSIATTTMAEIDWITRGVGAFFPEAWSRFRAGVPETDREGSFPEAYHRLLMDPDPVVHEKAARNWCDWEMALVAVHPGHKPHPRYEDQAFRLGFARLVTHYWRHRACLEEGALLRDAGRLADIPGILIHGRLDIGGPLVTPWSLQRHWPGSELIVVAAAGHDARDPGMTETIVAATDRFARLTAP
- a CDS encoding DUF3606 domain-containing protein, with protein sequence MVVSRRHPQDSPRINVLEPWDLQYWSDRWNVPRQQVVDTIRRVGDQVHDVALALGKR